Proteins encoded in a region of the Variovorax sp. PAMC 28711 genome:
- a CDS encoding FeoA family protein, with the protein MTTTTIAASAAGMPTGAMSLDNLPSHQWATVLDLERPTDTDGHDLVLRLTEIGFVPGEAVRIVASGVPGREPLAVRLGHTTFALRRYEAAFIRVTPGAEHHG; encoded by the coding sequence GTGACGACAACAACGATCGCAGCGTCGGCTGCGGGCATGCCAACCGGCGCGATGAGCCTCGACAACCTGCCGAGCCACCAGTGGGCCACCGTGCTCGACCTCGAACGCCCCACCGACACCGACGGGCACGACCTCGTTCTTCGACTGACCGAAATCGGCTTCGTGCCGGGCGAAGCGGTCCGCATCGTCGCGAGCGGCGTGCCCGGCCGCGAGCCGCTGGCGGTGCGGCTTGGCCATACCACCTTTGCGCTGCGCCGCTACGAAGCGGCCTTCATTCGCGTCACGCCGGGGGCCGAGCACCATGGTTGA
- the feoB gene encoding ferrous iron transporter B, producing the protein MVEAVIQGPGGFAPKGQPARIALLGNPNCGKTALFNLLTGSRQKVANYAGVTVERKEGTLSTPSGRRVFVLDLPGAYSLNALSADEAVTRDVVTGQSKEAMPDLLVCVTDATNLRLNLRLVLEARKLGLPMVVALNMTDMAKKQGITVDTAVLSRELGVPVIETVGVHSGGAKALLSQLDAPVAAALPQTWRPPALDDVLATQREVRRILGLAVQESVGSLATSDRIDRIVLHPVWGSLVLAATLFLMFQAVFSWANVPMDAIKAATEALGNGLKALVPEGMLQSLLVDGVVAGVGGVIVFLPQILILFLFILALEDSGYLPRAAFLLDRVMGTVGLSGRSFIPLLSSFACAIPGVMATRTISNWRDRLTTIMIAPLMTCSARLPVYALLIAAFIPERTVAGLFNLQGIVLFALYVFGIVSAMSVAWVMKRFRDNQSHSPLLMELPAYRWPNIRNLLLGLYERAWIFIQRVGTIILTLTILLWFLSTFPSPPEGATGPAIQYSIAGMLGRGLEHIFAPIGFNWQISIALVPGMAAREVAVGALGTVYALSAAGDEVAGQLQPLIASSWSLATALSLLVWYVFAPQCISTLAAVKRETNSWKYVWIMAGYLFALAYIACFITYRVAVALGWG; encoded by the coding sequence ATGGTTGAGGCCGTGATCCAGGGGCCGGGCGGATTCGCCCCGAAGGGCCAGCCGGCACGCATCGCCTTGCTGGGCAATCCCAATTGCGGCAAAACCGCGTTGTTCAACCTGCTGACGGGCAGCCGTCAGAAGGTCGCCAACTACGCCGGCGTGACGGTCGAGCGCAAGGAGGGCACGCTGAGCACGCCGTCCGGCCGACGCGTCTTCGTGCTCGATTTGCCGGGCGCCTACAGCCTCAATGCGCTGAGCGCCGACGAAGCCGTCACGCGCGACGTCGTCACCGGCCAGAGCAAGGAAGCGATGCCCGACCTGCTGGTGTGCGTGACCGACGCGACCAATCTGCGCCTCAACCTGCGGCTGGTGCTCGAAGCCAGGAAGCTCGGCCTGCCGATGGTGGTCGCGCTCAACATGACCGACATGGCGAAGAAGCAGGGCATCACCGTGGACACCGCGGTGCTGTCGCGCGAGCTCGGCGTGCCGGTGATCGAGACGGTGGGCGTGCACAGCGGCGGCGCGAAGGCGTTGCTCTCGCAGCTCGACGCGCCCGTGGCGGCAGCGCTGCCGCAAACCTGGCGTCCGCCGGCGCTGGACGACGTGCTCGCCACGCAGCGCGAGGTGCGCCGCATCCTGGGCCTCGCGGTGCAGGAGTCGGTGGGCAGCCTCGCCACCAGCGACCGCATCGATCGCATCGTGCTGCATCCGGTGTGGGGCTCGCTGGTGCTGGCGGCCACGCTGTTCCTGATGTTCCAGGCGGTGTTCAGTTGGGCCAACGTGCCGATGGACGCGATCAAAGCGGCCACCGAAGCGCTCGGCAACGGCCTGAAGGCCCTGGTGCCCGAAGGCATGTTGCAGAGCTTGCTGGTCGACGGCGTCGTGGCCGGCGTGGGCGGCGTGATCGTGTTCCTGCCGCAGATCCTGATCCTCTTTCTCTTCATCCTTGCGCTGGAAGATTCGGGCTACCTGCCGCGCGCCGCGTTCCTGCTCGACCGCGTGATGGGCACCGTCGGGCTGTCGGGCCGCTCGTTCATTCCGCTGCTCTCGAGCTTCGCCTGCGCCATTCCGGGCGTGATGGCCACGCGCACCATCAGCAACTGGCGCGACCGGCTCACCACGATCATGATCGCGCCGCTCATGACGTGTTCGGCGCGGCTGCCCGTGTATGCGCTGCTCATCGCGGCCTTCATTCCCGAGCGCACCGTGGCGGGCCTGTTCAACCTGCAGGGCATCGTGCTGTTCGCGCTGTATGTGTTCGGCATCGTGTCGGCGATGTCGGTGGCCTGGGTCATGAAGCGCTTTCGCGACAACCAGTCGCATTCGCCCTTGCTGATGGAGCTGCCGGCGTACCGCTGGCCGAACATCCGCAACCTGCTGCTCGGCCTCTATGAGCGCGCATGGATCTTCATCCAGCGCGTCGGCACGATCATCCTCACGCTCACCATCCTCTTGTGGTTCCTGTCGACCTTTCCGTCGCCACCCGAAGGCGCGACCGGTCCGGCGATCCAGTACAGCATCGCCGGCATGCTGGGCCGCGGGCTCGAGCACATCTTTGCGCCGATCGGCTTCAACTGGCAGATCTCGATCGCGCTGGTGCCCGGCATGGCGGCGCGTGAAGTCGCGGTCGGCGCACTCGGCACGGTGTATGCACTGTCGGCTGCGGGCGACGAGGTCGCGGGGCAACTGCAGCCGCTGATCGCGAGCAGCTGGTCGCTGGCCACGGCGCTCTCGCTGCTGGTCTGGTATGTCTTCGCGCCCCAATGCATCTCGACGCTCGCCGCCGTGAAGCGCGAGACCAACTCGTGGAAGTACGTGTGGATCATGGCGGGCTATTTGTTCGCCCTGGCCTACATCGCCTGCTTCATCACCTACCGCGTGGCCGTCGCGCTGGGCTGGGGCTGA
- a CDS encoding DUF6587 family protein, with amino-acid sequence MTQQLIVGVIVAIAALYAVWRWMPAGWRRSAAQKVAAGSHRAGLVDRERADELAASLAKSSGCGSCDSCGACAKSDAPAADAKFSPR; translated from the coding sequence ATGACACAGCAACTGATCGTCGGCGTGATCGTCGCCATCGCAGCGCTCTACGCGGTGTGGCGCTGGATGCCGGCTGGTTGGCGCCGCTCGGCCGCGCAGAAGGTGGCTGCGGGCTCGCACCGCGCAGGCTTGGTCGACCGCGAGCGCGCGGACGAACTCGCTGCATCGCTGGCGAAGTCGTCGGGCTGCGGATCGTGCGACAGCTGCGGTGCGTGTGCAAAATCCGACGCACCCGCCGCCGACGCGAAGTTCTCGCCGCGCTGA